The following coding sequences are from one Candidatus Borkfalkia ceftriaxoniphila window:
- a CDS encoding endonuclease MutS2, whose protein sequence is MNERILEKLELNKILKSVSSFAVLQKTKSEMLSIRPQTEECEAEYLLNLTAEADLLLYRYGVGKIEDFGAFTDELERAQKGSALSCKELLSVCALLRSARIAYKSVASVYDEKIVYMREIADRIYFDTALEDDIQNKIVSEDEVSDYASDALYTIRRSIRSLNEKIRAKLSAYLTGGDSKYLQDGVVTMRDNRYVLPVRAEYKSKIKGFVHDRSQSGATFFIEPEYVLELNNELRTLMSDEKEEVERILLQLSNRVGAIYEKLKEDIDRLSELDRCYAKAEYSYKNKCVRPRLNARGVIDIVKGRHPLLDAKTAIPVSVSLGDKYDLLLISGPNTGGKTVTLKMCGLFCLMACCGIFIPASGPSTVAVFENIFCDIGDSQSIEENLSTFSSHVKNVIEITENADKNSLVLIDELGGGTDPDEGQAIAKAVISYLLSLKCKGIITTHYSSLKEFAYSTDGIENASMEFDMTTLQPLYRISIGLPGSSNAIAISRRLGLKEEILSSALANLSEGAQRFENIVRQAELSRVEADAEKQEAERLKREWSEKVSAVDAEREKLKKEREKLYLNAKVESRRIINEKTETAEELLAEIEKLASSRNVSDADLIRARTLKNKLADQAYANEAEETEKPRLEKADLSSLRAGDTVYVGAMQSKGEILSVDAKKKRAEVRCGNMRLTVKAEELYRIYEKKPIKDKKQNVQVVRKVSAPAAVQLEINLLGKTVMEAVAEVDAFIDRAVLTGLEEVKIIHGVGTGKLKEGIRNHLRGHKNVGEFRSGVYGEGEAGVTIVKLK, encoded by the coding sequence ATGAACGAACGAATTTTGGAAAAATTGGAACTGAATAAAATTTTGAAGAGCGTTTCTTCCTTTGCCGTTTTGCAGAAAACGAAGAGTGAAATGCTTTCCATTCGTCCGCAGACAGAAGAGTGTGAGGCGGAATATCTTTTGAATCTCACGGCGGAAGCGGATCTTCTTTTGTACCGATACGGCGTGGGCAAGATCGAAGATTTCGGGGCTTTCACGGACGAATTGGAGCGCGCGCAAAAGGGTTCGGCGCTCTCGTGTAAAGAACTTCTGAGCGTGTGCGCGCTGCTTCGTTCCGCGCGCATCGCCTATAAGAGCGTGGCGTCTGTCTACGATGAAAAGATCGTATATATGCGCGAGATCGCCGACAGGATTTATTTCGACACGGCGCTGGAAGACGATATCCAAAATAAGATAGTTTCCGAAGACGAGGTGAGCGACTACGCAAGCGACGCTCTGTATACGATCCGCCGCTCGATCCGCAGCCTCAACGAAAAGATCCGCGCCAAACTGTCCGCGTATCTGACGGGCGGGGATTCCAAATATTTGCAGGACGGCGTCGTGACGATGCGTGACAACCGTTATGTTCTGCCTGTGCGCGCCGAGTATAAAAGCAAGATCAAGGGTTTCGTGCACGACCGTTCGCAGAGCGGTGCGACGTTTTTCATCGAGCCCGAATATGTTCTGGAACTCAATAACGAGTTGCGCACGCTGATGAGCGACGAAAAGGAAGAAGTCGAGCGCATTTTGTTGCAACTATCTAATCGCGTCGGCGCAATATACGAGAAATTGAAAGAAGATATAGACCGCCTTTCCGAACTCGATCGCTGCTACGCGAAAGCGGAATATTCCTATAAAAACAAATGCGTGCGGCCTCGGCTCAATGCCCGCGGCGTCATCGATATCGTCAAGGGGAGGCACCCTTTATTGGACGCAAAGACGGCGATCCCCGTCAGCGTTTCTCTGGGCGACAAGTACGACCTGCTTTTGATTTCCGGACCGAATACGGGCGGCAAGACGGTCACGCTCAAAATGTGCGGACTGTTCTGTTTGATGGCTTGCTGCGGGATATTTATTCCCGCCTCGGGCCCGAGTACGGTTGCGGTATTTGAAAATATTTTTTGCGATATCGGGGATTCCCAGAGTATCGAAGAAAATCTTTCCACTTTTTCGTCGCACGTGAAAAACGTGATCGAGATCACCGAAAATGCGGATAAAAATTCCCTCGTCCTTATCGACGAATTGGGCGGAGGCACGGATCCCGACGAAGGGCAGGCGATCGCCAAGGCGGTGATCTCCTATTTGCTGAGCCTCAAATGCAAAGGCATCATCACCACGCATTATTCATCTCTCAAAGAATTCGCCTATTCCACCGACGGGATTGAAAACGCGAGCATGGAATTCGACATGACAACCTTGCAGCCGCTGTACCGGATCAGCATCGGTCTGCCGGGAAGTTCCAACGCCATCGCCATTTCGCGGCGGCTGGGGCTCAAAGAGGAAATATTGTCTTCTGCGCTCGCCAATTTGTCGGAGGGGGCGCAGCGTTTCGAAAACATCGTGCGGCAGGCGGAACTTTCTCGCGTGGAGGCTGACGCCGAAAAACAAGAGGCGGAACGCTTGAAACGCGAATGGAGCGAAAAAGTGTCCGCGGTGGATGCGGAACGGGAAAAACTGAAAAAAGAGCGCGAAAAACTTTATCTCAACGCGAAAGTGGAGAGTCGGCGCATCATCAACGAAAAGACGGAAACGGCGGAAGAATTGCTGGCGGAAATCGAAAAGCTCGCCTCTTCCCGCAACGTATCCGATGCCGATCTCATCCGCGCGCGCACGTTGAAAAATAAGTTGGCGGATCAGGCGTATGCGAACGAGGCGGAGGAAACGGAAAAACCCCGCCTTGAAAAAGCGGATCTTTCTTCCCTGCGGGCGGGCGATACGGTATACGTCGGCGCGATGCAGTCTAAGGGCGAAATTCTCTCCGTGGACGCGAAGAAAAAACGCGCGGAGGTGCGTTGCGGAAATATGCGTCTGACGGTAAAAGCGGAAGAACTCTATCGGATATACGAGAAGAAACCGATCAAGGATAAAAAACAAAACGTGCAAGTCGTGCGCAAAGTAAGTGCGCCCGCGGCTGTGCAGTTGGAGATCAACCTGCTCGGTAAAACGGTCATGGAGGCGGTCGCCGAAGTGGACGCCTTTATCGACCGCGCCGTATTGACGGGATTGGAGGAAGTCAAGATCATACACGGCGTCGGTACGGGCAAACTCAAAGAGGGGATCCGCAATCATCTTCGCGGTCATAAAAACGTCGGGGAGTTTCGCTCGGGCGTCTACGGCGAGGGCGAGGCGGGCGTGACCATCGTCAAATTGAAGTAG
- a CDS encoding peptidase U32 family protein, with translation MCEILAPAGDEKSFYAAIDAGADAVYLGLSSFSARQSAENFCPDNLKKYIDHAHALHVRVYVAMNTLVKDVEMESFVSALVAAHNSGADAIIMQDIFLGKLIKDRYSAITLHLSTQAGVCNIFGARLAKRYGFSRVILARETPLKDVKEIASMIETEVFVQGALCTCFSGQCYMSALAGGNSGNRGACKQPCRQKYKIDREGFDSYAYALSLSDLCAAENLSALIEAGVSSFKIEGRMRSPEYVRAAVTYYKDVLSENSPRLREDFSRMKRAFNRGDYTKGYLYGQAKDLLSRDVQNHLGERIGVLRARGKRLFAETSFVPRKGDGFKVIRGGKNEVGGFVYSENFPCEKNGFYLPSSERFREGDALHVTSDTSLCEQDFGVRKRKILIDIEARSGEKLRVTAKGDFASFSLESEFCAQIALSSSLSENDVRACFSKTDAYPFSIDFGAVNIGENVFVVRSQLNAFRRAFYQALYELLTKLKNQKIHYEPLSVGETKGGVKSSTAVLDTFFDEKAYAEYPPDIFVLKPNNYKNIDDIKQNITYAKYYVTHILLYVPAYTLNDDLIAIRNCAPLFQGLYCEGAFGLELGKELDLPVFAGTGFNIFNRADISVLKSEGVENFCVSKEISLKEAENLFCRGAFYAFGGNVKAMDLGHCLFSKTCRNCDKKNCYVLADEAGREFPLRRYENSVCRFELYNCAPMVCAKDVPSKLYDFTALPSAKKRAYFQFCGDENALKNALGKYTANPWRSGVR, from the coding sequence ATGTGTGAAATCCTTGCACCGGCAGGGGATGAAAAGTCGTTTTATGCGGCGATCGACGCGGGTGCGGACGCGGTCTATCTCGGTTTATCGAGTTTTTCCGCCCGTCAAAGCGCCGAAAATTTTTGCCCCGACAATTTAAAAAAATATATCGATCACGCGCATGCGCTGCACGTGCGCGTCTATGTGGCGATGAATACGCTCGTCAAGGACGTCGAAATGGAATCTTTTGTTTCCGCGCTCGTTGCGGCGCATAACAGCGGCGCGGATGCGATCATCATGCAGGATATTTTTCTGGGCAAACTGATCAAAGATCGCTATTCCGCAATCACGCTGCACCTTTCCACGCAGGCGGGCGTCTGCAATATATTCGGCGCGCGGCTCGCCAAGCGGTACGGCTTTTCGCGCGTTATTTTAGCGCGGGAAACGCCCTTGAAAGACGTGAAAGAGATCGCCTCGATGATCGAGACGGAAGTGTTCGTGCAGGGCGCGCTGTGCACCTGTTTCTCGGGCCAATGCTATATGTCCGCCCTGGCGGGGGGCAACAGCGGCAACCGCGGCGCCTGTAAACAGCCGTGCCGCCAAAAGTACAAAATCGACCGAGAGGGGTTCGATTCCTACGCCTATGCGCTCTCTCTTTCCGATCTGTGCGCGGCGGAAAATTTGAGCGCGCTCATCGAAGCGGGCGTATCTTCCTTTAAAATCGAAGGGCGTATGCGTTCGCCCGAATACGTGCGCGCCGCCGTGACCTATTATAAAGACGTTCTGTCGGAAAATTCGCCGCGCCTTCGGGAGGATTTTTCCCGCATGAAACGCGCGTTCAATCGCGGCGATTATACGAAGGGTTACTTGTACGGTCAGGCGAAAGACCTCCTTTCCCGCGACGTGCAAAATCATCTCGGGGAAAGGATCGGCGTGCTCCGCGCGCGGGGCAAAAGGCTCTTTGCCGAAACCTCGTTCGTTCCTCGGAAAGGGGATGGCTTCAAGGTCATCCGCGGCGGGAAAAACGAGGTCGGGGGCTTTGTCTATTCGGAAAATTTTCCGTGCGAAAAGAACGGGTTTTATCTCCCTTCTTCCGAACGTTTCCGCGAGGGAGACGCGCTGCACGTTACGAGCGATACCTCCCTCTGCGAGCAGGATTTTGGAGTGCGGAAACGAAAAATCCTGATCGATATCGAGGCGCGCTCAGGCGAAAAACTGCGCGTGACGGCAAAAGGGGACTTTGCTTCTTTTTCTCTCGAATCGGAATTTTGTGCCCAAATTGCGCTCAGTTCCTCGCTTTCGGAAAATGATGTCCGCGCTTGTTTTTCCAAAACCGACGCCTATCCTTTTTCAATTGATTTCGGCGCTGTGAATATCGGGGAAAACGTGTTTGTCGTCCGCTCGCAGTTAAACGCTTTTCGCCGCGCTTTTTATCAGGCGCTGTACGAATTGCTGACAAAACTGAAAAATCAAAAAATTCATTACGAGCCGCTTTCGGTCGGGGAAACAAAAGGGGGAGTGAAATCTTCTACGGCTGTTCTCGATACTTTTTTCGATGAAAAAGCCTATGCCGAATATCCTCCCGATATTTTCGTTTTGAAACCGAATAATTACAAAAATATCGACGATATCAAGCAAAATATAACTTATGCAAAGTACTATGTCACGCATATATTGCTGTATGTTCCTGCTTATACGCTGAACGACGATCTGATCGCGATACGAAATTGTGCGCCTTTATTTCAAGGGCTATACTGCGAAGGCGCGTTCGGGTTAGAACTCGGAAAAGAACTTGATTTGCCCGTCTTTGCGGGCACGGGTTTCAATATTTTCAACCGTGCCGACATATCCGTTTTAAAGAGCGAGGGCGTTGAGAATTTTTGCGTTTCAAAGGAAATTTCTTTGAAAGAAGCGGAAAATTTGTTTTGCCGCGGCGCGTTCTATGCTTTCGGGGGCAATGTAAAGGCGATGGATCTGGGGCACTGTCTTTTTTCCAAAACATGCAGGAATTGCGACAAGAAAAACTGCTATGTTCTGGCGGACGAGGCGGGGCGGGAATTCCCGCTCAGGCGCTATGAAAACAGCGTCTGCCGATTTGAATTATACAACTGTGCGCCCATGGTATGCGCAAAAGACGTACCGTCGAAATTATACGATTTCACGGCGCTTCCTTCCGCGAAAAAACGAGCGTATTTTCAATTTTGCGGCGATGAAAACGCGTTGAAAAACGCATTGGGTAAGTATACCGCGAACCCGTGGAGATCGGGCGTGCGATGA
- the pheT gene encoding phenylalanine--tRNA ligase subunit beta, with product MKVPFSWLKDYVDIDISAEELQEKLFSCGFEVEELIYVGKEIDRCVVGLIKSVEKHPDADKLKICRIDCGEYGEDIQIVTGADNVAAGDLVPVALDGSSLHGGVKIKKGKLRGVESCGMLCSGEELGITDDYYPGAEVNGILILQEDIPVGTDIKEVVGIDDYIFDISVTANRPDCQSVYGIAREVAAVLKKPLKPVELTYDVETFATSGRVMVEVAAPDLCPRYIAHYVRDLKIESSPLWMKRRLALCGLHSINNVVDITNFVLWELGQPMHAFDLSHVTGSKIVVRRAATGEKIVTLDEKEFELTPDNLVISDGVKPVALAGIMGGLNSGISDDTAEVLFECAKFLRDNVRRTSRALGQKSDSSARYEKGVDAYTTGIAINRALNLIQTLGCGKIACDRYDIEASHPEPLTIHTKLSKICAVLGIEVPKKEIVDILTRLNFNVRCQGDDADVTSPAYREDIEDYPDLAEEVIRMYGYEHIESTFLKNASVTDGGYSDGQKRELRVKNLLRTQGYSETVNYSFISPKDYAMLKISEQTQRAIKIKNPIGEDMSLMRTTLAPSLVNTVVRNLRRGNTAGRLFELASVYRAESLPLTEMAKEDKTLCTAVFGEKETFFTAKGVFELIASEFGLKFDYAPADIAYLHPGKSAEILVNGKAVGYLGELAPDVAESLVVETNVYVGELDYAALSELLGGAIKYKQLPKFPEVQRDLALVAEEKLTCAEIEKVIFEASKYVTAVKLFDVYRGAQVGEGKKSMAFSLTLTPADKAIKPEDADAQIKRILRALSEKLSVELR from the coding sequence ATGAAAGTACCTTTCAGTTGGTTAAAGGATTATGTGGATATCGATATTTCCGCCGAAGAGTTGCAGGAAAAACTGTTTTCCTGCGGGTTCGAGGTGGAAGAACTCATATACGTCGGCAAGGAGATCGACCGCTGCGTGGTCGGACTCATCAAATCTGTGGAAAAACATCCCGACGCGGACAAATTGAAAATTTGCAGGATCGATTGCGGCGAATACGGCGAAGATATTCAGATTGTGACGGGCGCGGATAACGTGGCGGCGGGCGATCTGGTACCCGTGGCGCTCGACGGCTCGTCTTTACACGGCGGCGTCAAGATCAAAAAAGGCAAACTGCGCGGCGTGGAATCGTGCGGTATGCTGTGTTCGGGCGAGGAACTCGGCATTACCGACGATTATTACCCGGGCGCGGAAGTGAACGGCATCCTCATCTTGCAGGAAGATATTCCCGTCGGTACGGATATCAAAGAAGTGGTGGGGATCGACGATTATATTTTCGATATTTCGGTGACGGCGAACCGTCCCGACTGCCAGAGCGTGTACGGTATCGCGCGCGAAGTCGCGGCCGTTCTCAAAAAGCCGTTGAAACCCGTGGAACTTACGTACGACGTGGAAACGTTCGCGACCAGCGGGCGCGTAATGGTCGAAGTCGCGGCGCCCGATCTGTGCCCGCGCTATATCGCGCATTACGTGCGCGATCTGAAAATCGAAAGTTCGCCCCTGTGGATGAAAAGGCGCTTGGCCCTGTGCGGGCTGCATTCCATCAATAACGTGGTAGACATTACGAATTTCGTCCTTTGGGAACTCGGACAGCCCATGCACGCCTTCGATCTGTCGCACGTGACGGGGAGTAAGATCGTCGTGCGTCGCGCCGCGACGGGCGAAAAGATCGTCACGCTCGACGAAAAGGAATTCGAACTCACGCCCGACAATCTGGTCATCAGCGACGGGGTGAAGCCCGTGGCTTTGGCGGGGATCATGGGCGGACTGAACAGCGGCATCAGCGACGACACCGCCGAAGTGCTGTTCGAATGCGCCAAATTCTTGCGCGACAACGTGCGCAGAACTTCGCGCGCGCTCGGGCAGAAGAGCGATTCTTCCGCGCGCTACGAAAAGGGCGTCGACGCCTACACGACGGGCATCGCCATCAACCGCGCTCTCAATTTGATCCAAACGCTCGGCTGCGGCAAGATCGCCTGCGACCGTTACGATATCGAGGCGTCGCATCCCGAACCTCTGACCATTCATACCAAACTCAGCAAGATCTGCGCGGTCCTGGGCATCGAAGTTCCCAAAAAAGAGATCGTCGATATTCTGACAAGGCTCAACTTCAACGTCCGCTGTCAGGGCGACGACGCGGATGTTACCTCGCCCGCATACCGCGAGGACATCGAGGATTATCCCGACCTTGCCGAAGAAGTCATCCGTATGTACGGCTACGAGCATATCGAATCGACTTTTCTGAAAAACGCGTCGGTCACCGACGGCGGTTACAGCGACGGGCAAAAGCGCGAATTGCGCGTCAAAAATCTCCTGCGCACGCAAGGCTATTCGGAAACGGTCAACTACTCCTTTATATCGCCTAAAGATTACGCCATGCTGAAAATATCGGAGCAGACGCAGCGAGCCATAAAAATCAAGAATCCCATCGGCGAGGATATGAGTCTCATGCGTACGACGTTGGCGCCGTCGCTCGTCAATACCGTCGTAAGGAATCTGCGCCGCGGAAACACGGCGGGGCGGCTCTTCGAACTTGCGAGCGTGTACCGCGCCGAATCTTTGCCGCTCACCGAAATGGCGAAAGAGGACAAGACGCTCTGTACGGCAGTGTTCGGCGAGAAAGAAACTTTCTTTACGGCAAAAGGCGTGTTCGAACTGATCGCCTCCGAATTCGGTCTGAAATTCGACTACGCGCCCGCCGATATCGCCTATCTGCATCCGGGAAAGAGCGCGGAGATCTTAGTCAACGGCAAAGCCGTCGGATATCTCGGAGAACTCGCTCCCGACGTTGCGGAGAGCCTCGTCGTCGAAACGAACGTATATGTGGGCGAACTGGATTATGCGGCGCTTTCCGAACTGCTCGGCGGCGCGATCAAATATAAACAGTTGCCGAAATTCCCCGAAGTCCAGCGCGATCTGGCGCTCGTCGCCGAGGAAAAACTGACCTGCGCCGAGATCGAAAAAGTGATTTTCGAGGCTTCGAAATATGTGACTGCGGTGAAACTTTTCGACGTGTACCGCGGCGCACAGGTAGGAGAAGGGAAAAAGAGTATGGCGTTCTCGCTGACTCTCACGCCTGCCGACAAGGCGATCAAGCCCGAAGACGCGGACGCGCAGATCAAAAGGATCTTGCGGGCGCTCTCCGAAAAATTGTCCGTGGAATTACGCTGA
- the pheS gene encoding phenylalanine--tRNA ligase subunit alpha, whose product MKEKIQQIRQQIEEGLASVSLRKSLFELKMKFLGKTGEITALLKGMRDLPPEERPEMGKVINSAREWAEEAFAAREEELKKAELEDKYASEKIDVTMPAAFSAYGTEHPISMVRRELVDIFAGMGFEIFEGPEIEKDYYNFQALNIPADHPARDMQDTFFITEEFLLRSQTSSGQIRVMEKKAPPIKVLSPGRVYRSDSDATHSPMFHQMEGLVVDKNITLCDLKGLLDEFARKMFSSETKTRLRPSYFPFTEPSVEVDVSCCDCHGKGCRLCKGTGWIEILGAGIVNRRVLENCGVDPDVYSGLAFGMGIERIAMIKYGINDIRLLFENDVRFLKQFKD is encoded by the coding sequence ATGAAAGAAAAAATCCAGCAGATCAGACAGCAGATCGAAGAGGGGCTCGCGTCCGTCAGCCTCAGAAAATCACTCTTTGAATTGAAGATGAAATTTTTGGGCAAGACGGGCGAGATCACCGCGCTCTTGAAGGGCATGCGCGATCTGCCGCCCGAAGAGCGCCCCGAAATGGGCAAGGTGATCAACAGCGCGCGCGAATGGGCGGAAGAGGCGTTTGCCGCGCGCGAGGAAGAGCTGAAAAAGGCGGAACTCGAAGACAAATACGCCAGCGAAAAGATCGACGTCACGATGCCCGCGGCGTTCTCCGCCTACGGCACCGAACATCCCATCAGCATGGTCAGGCGCGAACTCGTGGATATTTTCGCGGGCATGGGATTTGAAATTTTCGAAGGCCCCGAGATCGAAAAGGACTACTATAATTTTCAGGCGCTGAATATCCCCGCGGATCACCCCGCGCGCGATATGCAGGATACTTTCTTTATCACGGAAGAATTCCTTCTGCGCTCGCAGACCTCTTCGGGGCAGATCCGCGTCATGGAGAAAAAAGCGCCGCCCATCAAGGTGTTAAGCCCCGGCAGGGTGTACCGTTCGGACAGCGACGCGACGCATTCGCCCATGTTCCACCAGATGGAGGGGCTCGTCGTCGATAAAAATATCACTCTGTGCGATCTGAAAGGGCTGTTGGACGAATTCGCGCGCAAAATGTTCTCTTCGGAAACCAAGACGCGCCTTCGCCCTTCGTATTTCCCGTTCACCGAACCGAGCGTGGAAGTGGACGTGTCCTGCTGCGACTGTCACGGCAAGGGCTGCCGCCTCTGCAAGGGCACGGGCTGGATCGAAATTCTGGGCGCGGGCATCGTCAACCGCCGCGTGCTGGAAAACTGCGGCGTCGATCCCGACGTGTATTCGGGCCTTGCTTTCGGCATGGGCATCGAGCGAATCGCTATGATCAAATACGGCATCAACGACATCCGTCTGCTCTTTGAAAACGACGTGCGTTTCTTAAAACAGTTCAAGGATTGA
- the yunB gene encoding sporulation protein YunB has protein sequence MSEYYTRKYKRKGSKKRLWIFLGVLLAILIFIIVFFQTNVNRVLVSVSEATVQAMTTTAVNDAVFQTMENTSSYEDLVSIERNNAGDIVAITSDSLKINSLARRTASVAQKNLSELSAGGVRIPLGAFSGIEILAGTGPRVNVKIVPIGNVLCKFSSKFTSAGINQTLHSIFVDVQTSVSIILPTRTVQVGGSSQVLIAESVIVGKVPDVYLNGNIFGEGFDLVPD, from the coding sequence ATGTCGGAATACTATACCAGAAAGTATAAACGAAAGGGCAGTAAAAAACGCCTTTGGATATTTCTCGGCGTGCTTTTGGCGATACTCATCTTTATAATCGTGTTCTTTCAAACGAACGTCAACCGCGTGCTCGTATCCGTGAGCGAGGCGACCGTACAGGCGATGACGACGACGGCTGTCAACGACGCCGTGTTTCAGACGATGGAAAATACGTCTTCTTACGAAGATCTCGTTTCCATCGAACGCAACAATGCGGGCGATATCGTGGCGATCACCTCCGATTCTTTAAAGATCAATTCGCTTGCGAGAAGGACTGCCTCCGTCGCGCAGAAAAACCTGTCCGAACTCAGCGCGGGCGGCGTGCGGATCCCGCTCGGCGCCTTTTCGGGAATAGAAATTTTGGCGGGCACGGGGCCACGCGTCAACGTAAAGATCGTGCCCATCGGCAACGTCCTTTGCAAGTTCTCTTCCAAGTTTACCTCTGCGGGCATCAATCAGACGCTGCACTCTATTTTCGTGGACGTGCAGACGAGCGTGAGCATCATTTTGCCGACGCGCACCGTGCAGGTGGGCGGGAGTTCGCAGGTACTCATCGCGGAGAGCGTGATCGTGGGAAAAGTACCCGACGTCTATCTCAACGGCAATATTTTCGGGGAAGGCTTCGATTTGGTGCCCGATTGA
- a CDS encoding uroporphyrinogen decarboxylase family protein, whose translation MNGRERFLTALKNQKPDRLPCQVHSWMTYYLDTYLNGMDSYQAYDYFGMDPVIYAFPHLIFDEKSLKNWAYEYRSLGKDKDGVESFIQIYHTPKGDLTIKGARNRFTSWETESMIKNEDDFELFKEFYPVPVSADWSPIIEAKNKIGDKGIVRTWCHAYGQPGTWQSLTCLIGTENTIYKAMDEPDWVHYALKTISDKAVASIENMGKIPADLVENGGGAASSTVISPAMHEEFCLPYDRIRHEALHRQGTLVVYHLCGGVMPLLELVRQNGADALETMTPSSMGGDCRMEEAARRIGDSVAFIGGFDQNEGFERGNRKFIREEVKRLFAAKPDGGFICSPSDHFFFGDPENLKEFVKACRECEY comes from the coding sequence ATGAACGGACGAGAGCGCTTTTTAACGGCTTTGAAAAATCAAAAGCCCGATCGGCTTCCCTGTCAGGTGCACAGTTGGATGACGTACTATCTCGATACTTACTTAAACGGCATGGATTCTTATCAGGCATACGATTATTTCGGAATGGATCCCGTGATCTATGCCTTTCCGCATTTGATCTTCGACGAAAAATCTCTTAAAAACTGGGCGTATGAATATCGGTCGCTCGGAAAAGATAAGGACGGCGTAGAATCTTTCATTCAAATATATCATACCCCCAAGGGCGATCTGACAATCAAGGGCGCGCGCAATCGTTTCACCTCGTGGGAAACCGAATCTATGATCAAAAACGAGGACGATTTCGAACTGTTCAAAGAATTTTACCCCGTTCCCGTTTCTGCCGATTGGAGCCCGATCATCGAGGCGAAAAATAAGATAGGCGATAAAGGGATCGTGCGTACGTGGTGCCACGCATACGGTCAGCCTGGTACCTGGCAGAGCCTTACCTGTCTGATCGGTACGGAAAACACTATATATAAGGCGATGGATGAACCCGATTGGGTGCATTACGCGCTGAAAACGATCAGCGATAAGGCGGTCGCGTCGATTGAAAACATGGGTAAGATCCCCGCCGACCTCGTTGAAAACGGCGGGGGCGCGGCATCGAGTACCGTCATCAGTCCCGCCATGCACGAAGAGTTTTGTCTTCCTTACGACAGAATACGTCACGAGGCGCTGCACCGCCAGGGAACGCTTGTCGTCTATCATCTTTGCGGCGGAGTGATGCCTCTTTTGGAACTCGTCAGGCAAAACGGGGCGGACGCGCTTGAAACCATGACGCCCTCTTCCATGGGCGGCGATTGCCGTATGGAAGAGGCTGCAAGGCGCATCGGGGATTCCGTCGCTTTTATCGGCGGGTTCGATCAGAACGAAGGATTTGAGCGCGGAAATCGGAAATTTATCCGCGAAGAGGTGAAACGGCTGTTTGCGGCGAAACCCGACGGCGGTTTTATTTGCAGTCCGTCCGATCATTTCTTTTTCGGAGATCCCGAAAATCTGAAAGAATTCGTCAAGGCTTGCAGGGAATGCGAATACTAA